DNA sequence from the Peptococcaceae bacterium genome:
CCGCCAAGACGAATCATCCTTTCTGAACTGGTTATACTAATACTTTTTTTCAATTGCGTTATTGCAAATATTTTCCAAAAATTGGGCCAGCTTGTCAGCCGTATCGGGACTGATGGCATGCTCCATCAGGCAGGCTTCCCTGTTAGCCGTTTCAGGTTTTACCCCCAGGATGTCGGTTAGGAATTTTTTCAGGATGGTGTGCCGGTATCTAATCTTTAGGGCCTTCTGGCGCCCTTTTTCCGTCAATTCGAGGGGACCGTATTTTTCGTGACGGAGCAAACCGTGATTGACCAGGGATTTTACTGTTTCGGTGACGGTTGGTTTGGCCACCTGCATGTGGACGGCAAGGTCTGTGGTCCTTACCGCGCTTTTTTGCTCGGAAAGGTTCAGAATGGTCTCGAGGTAGTCCTCGAGCGCATTGGAAATAACTGGTGCACCAGGCATTTTATGACCACCTCAAAAGTTAGCATAACCTAACATTAAAATAACACCTTGTATTTTTACTGTCAATAAGTTTTCTGCGCATGATAATCATAATTATAATATATTACTGATACCGGTTAATTTATTGTTCCTGGCAAAAACTGGTAAGGTAAAAGGAGGGAGCAGGATGTTCAAAGAACTAAAGACCGTTGCTAGTAAAATAAGCATGTATGCGGCTCAACAGGAAGAAAAAGCGGCCCGGGAACTCCTGGCCGACCTGCAGGTTGCCGATATTGCCGAGGTTCTTGAGGAGTTGGAAACCACGGAACAGCGCTGGGTTGTTTCGCTCCTGGATAATGAGACGGCGGCCCTGGTAATCAATGAGCTGGATCCTGAGCTGGGGGGCGAACTCCTGGGCAACCTCCATGAAGAAAGGGTATCCGAAATACTGGAGGAGATGTCTTCCGACGACGCTGCCGACCTTTTAAGCGAGCTTTCCGACACTGAACAGGCCCGCTATCTCGAACTCCTGGAAACGGAAGACCAGCAGGATGTCAGGGAGCTGATGAAGTACAGGGAAGATACGGCCGGCGGCCTGATGACTTTCGAGTATGTGGCCATCAGGGAAGACATAACAGCGGCAAAGGCCATTGAGGAGCTTCGCGAGACAGCTCCCGATGCGGAAACGGTTTATTACGTGTATGTAATCAATACGAAAAACCAGCTGGTAGGCGTCATTTCCTTAAGGGAATTGATCATCGCTTCCCCGGATTCTCTTATCCGCGATATCATGCGCCGTAATGTGATAAGCGTTCCGGTGGATATGGACCAGGAAGAAGTGGCCCGTATCGTCTCCAGATACGATTTCCTGGCGGTGCCGGTGGTGGACCATGACAAATCCCTGCTGGGCATTATCACTTTTGACGACGTGATCGATGTTATTAATGAGGAGGCTTCGGAAGATATTTACCGCTTGGCCGGCGCTCCGGGCGAAGTCGAAGAGGAAGAGGAGGAAGACTTTTTTTTGAGGATCAGGGCATCGCTCAAAGCCAGGCTGCCATGGCTGTTTATCACTATGCTGGGAGGGCTGGTCTCAGGAAAGGTTCTCAGCCATTTTTCGGGTGAAATAAGCGCCGTGGTAGCCCTGGCTTTCTTCATTCCCCTCCTGACAGGGATGGGAGGCAATGTGGGAACGCAGTCGTCCACCGTCACGGTGCGCGGAATAGCCACTGGCCAGATCAGGTCTGGAGACATAATGCGCGTCATTTTGAGGGAGGCCTTGACGGGGCTGGCAATCGGCGCCGTGTTAGGTTTCATTGTCGGCATAGTGGCTTCCTGGTGGCAGAGCAAACCAATGCTCGGCCTGGTTGTGGGACTGGCCATGCTGGGGAACATGTTTACTGCCGCTACAATGGGCACAATCGTCCCGCTTTTTTTTCGCCGGATAGGAATAGATCCGGCGGTGGCGTCGGCTCCCTTCATCTCTACCGCCATTGACATAACCGGGCTTGTCATCTACTCCACCCTGGCCACACTGCTTATATCCCACCTTTTGTGAAACCGGCTGCAATGAGAGGGGATATACCGGCATAGTTGGTCGGCCGGCCGGCCGGTGGAATATTGTTTTTTAAAATAAAAAGATTATGATATAATAAAAACTAATAAGAAAGCTCTAAAGACAATAACAGGCTGGTTTGGCAAATATAAATAAGTATACTGGCGATGCGGGGAGAAAAAATAAAAAAAGAATACTCACAAGACATCGGAAAGGAATTTGGCTATGCCTTATCAGGAAGTATTCTGGAACTTTTTTCAGGCTACCGGCCGTATTGGCGCTTATCTCATTTTCCGGGAAATAAGGAAGGATTCCCCCGCGTTTTCAAACCGGATATTTAGAAAGAAGCGCGAACTGGGGTGAAAGATGGTGGCTCTTTATCATACAGAAGCGCTGGTTTTGCGAGCAAGGAAATACATGGAGGCAGACAGCCTCCTTACTCTTTTGACCAGGGAAAAAGGTAAGGTTTCGGCTATCGCCAAGGGCGTCCGCAAGCCGAACAGCCGCCTGCGGGGCGGTGTTCAGGCCTTTACCCATAACGATATGCTCCTTTACGAGGGCCGGAACCTGGATGTTGTTACCCAAAGCCAGTGCCTGGAGGCTTTCGTCCTCCTGCATGAAGACATGTCGGCGATGGCGGCGGCCTCGTACTGGAGCGAACTGCTTGACGCGATGATTGAAGAGGGCGAAAAAGACCAGGAACTGTTTAACCTGGCGCTTTCCGGGTTTCATGCCCTGTGCCTTTTGCCCCGCAAGCTCACCGTGAGGGGGTTGGAAATAAAGCTTTTGTCGCGGCTCGGCTACACGCCGTGCCTGGAAAAGTGCGTTTCCTGCGGATGCCCGGCCGGTGGGGCTTCTCACGTCCTCTTTGCTCCCCAACTCGGCGGAATCCTGTGCCGGGAATGCAGCCAGGCCAAGCCCGCGGTGAAACAGTGCTGTTTTTCGAATGAGGCCCTTGCTGTTTGGCAGCAGCTTTTGCGGATGGATTTGAGCAAAATCGGCCGGCTAAAGCTGTCTGCGCAGGGGTTGGGAGTCCTAGGGCAGGCGGTGGACGAGTTCCTGGCCCTGCTGTTGGAACGTCCCCTTAAATCTGCACCGGTTTTGAAAGAGATGATGCGGGAAGCGGACTAAAAGAGGGTAAGCCGCTGCAAAAAGGGAAATATTAATGTGGTGAAGAATAAATTTTGGAGGTGGGACTATGGACGAACTGAGCAAAATCGACCTTTTACGGGAAAGGATGGGTGTCACATACCAGCAGGCCAAAGACGCCCTTGACGCAAACGGCGGGGATGTGGTGCAGGCTTTGATTTATCTGGAAAAAAACAGCAAGAAGTGGGATGACAGGCTTGACGAAAAGGGAAGACAGCTTGCCGATTACATCAGGGATATTATCAGGAAGGGCAACGTTACCAAGGTGAGGCTGAAAAAAGGGGACAAAATTGTTTTTGAAATCCCGGCCACCATTGGCGCCCTCGGGGTTGGCGGGGCAATCCTGATCCCTCCCCTGCTGTTTATAGTGGCGGTAGGTACGGTAGCCGCCCTTGTCAACAACTACAGCCTGGAAATTGTTCGCCCCGACGGCAAGGTGGAGAGGCACGACCTGAGTTTTTTGGACGATGACGGCAGGGAAAAGCAAAAAACAGACAAGCGTTAGCTAGGGCAGGGAAAAAAAGGGAATTGACGGATTGACAAATTAACGAACCTCTGGTAAATTAATATCGCTGTTGATCCATAATTCCATAAGGGCTGTGAACGGGAGAATTCTCCATCTGCCTGAACAAAGCGAGCCGGGGAAGGGTGAAAGCCCGGCTTGGGTACGGAGAAATGAGGCGCCCTGGAGCCTGGTTTTTAAAAAAAGGGGGCGACCGCTTATGGCGGCCGGCCAAGCAGGGTGGAACCGCGGGAATTTGAGTCCCGTCCCTGCAGCTGTCAAAGAAGCTGCAGGGACGGGACTTTTAAGCTTAACAGAATTTGGTCTGCTGTACACCCGCGCGCTGGGAAAATTTATAGTTTCAAGCAAAGGAGTGTGAGAATTCATGTATTTTCAGGACATCATACTGAACCTGAACAAGTTCTGGGGTGAACGGGGCTGCATTATCCAGCAGCCTTACGACCTGGAGAAAGGGGCGGGAACCATGAACCCGGCGACCTTTTTGAGGGTGCTTGGCCCCGAACCCTGGAACGTCGCTTATGTTGAGCCGTCGCGGAGGCCGACTGACGGCCGCTACGGGGAAAATCCCAACCGCCTGCAGCATTACTACCAGTACCAGGTGATTCTTAAACCGTCGCCGGACAATATCCAGGAACTATACCTGGAAAGCTTAAAGGCGCTGGGTATTGACATGTTGAAACACGACCTCAGGTTTGTTGAAGACAACTGGGAATCACCAACCCTGGGCGCCTGGGGACTGGGCTGGGAAGTGTGGCTGGACGGGATGGAGATTACCCAGTTCACCTACTTCCAGCAGTGCGGCGGTATCGACTGCCGTCCTGTTTCCGGAGAGATCACTTACGGCCTGGAGCGCATCGCCATGTTCATCCAGGAAAAGGAGAGCGTTTTTGATATTGAATGGGTCAACGGGATTACTTACGGGGATATACATCACCAGGGCGAGGTTGATTACTCCCGCTACAACTTTGAAGTGGCCGATACGGCTATGCTGTTTAACCTTTTCGATGCCTTTGAAAGAGAGGCGCTGCGCGTTATCGAAGAAGGGCTGGTGCAGCCTGCTTACGATTACGTGTTGAAGTGCTCGCACACTTTCAATCTCCTGGATGCCAGGGGAGCGATCAGCGTGACGGAAAGAACGGGGTTTATCGCCCGGGTCAGGAATATGGCCAGGGCCTGTGCCCAGGCCTACGTCAGGCAAAGAGAATGTCTCGGATTTCCACTGCTTAAAAACGCGCGACAAAGCACTGGGGATAGTTTAAACGTTCCCAAGGAGGAGGCGTAAAACCATGGCCAATTACTTGCTGGAAATAGGCACTGAAGAAATACCAGCCAGGTTTATGCCCGGCACGCTTGCCCAGCTGGAAGAACTTGCGGCAATTAAGTTTGGAGAGTACCGGTTGAAGTATGGACAGATTCACACCCTGGGAACGCCCAGGCGTATAACACTGCTCGTTTATGACCTGGCGGAAAAGGGGGAAGACCTGCAGGAAGAAGTTAAGGGACCCTCCCGTAAAGCCGCGTTTGGACCGGACGGGCAACCAACCAGGGCGGCTGAAGGTTTCGCTCGCAGCCAGGGAGTTTCCCTGGATAAGCTCATCTTAAAAAATACAGGCAGCGGCGAGTATGTTTTTGCTTTGCGCCAGGTTGAAGGGAGAGCAGCAAGAGAGGTCCTGCCGGAGATAGCGCTTCAGTTAATTAGAGGCCTGAGTTTTCCAAAGTCCATGCGCTGGGCGGACAAAGAGATGCGTTTTGCCCGACCTATCCACTGGCTGGTTTCCCTTTTGGACAGGGAAGTCATCCCGTTTGAAATGGAAGGACTTACGGCGGGACGCACTACCAGGGGCCATCGTTTCCTGGGAAGGGGAAGCATAGAGATTATCGATCCTTTGACTTATGTGGAACAACTAAAAGAAGGGTTTGTGATGGTTGAGCCAAAGCTGCGGCGAGAAGAATGCTGGCGGCAGATAAAAGAAGCGGCGGAGCGTGTGGGAGGAAGGGTGGAAATGGATGAAGAACTGCTGGAGGAGATTACTTACTTGCTTGAATGGCCGACGGCCCTGACCGGAAGCTTTGACCGAGAATACCTTTCAATGCCGGAAGAAGTAGTTATAACACCCATGAAAGAACACCAGCGCTATTTTCCGGTAAGAGGGAGCGGCGGAGAACTTTTAAATCATTTCATAACCGTGCGCGACGGGAACGATGCTCACCTGGAGATTGTAAGCGCGGGAAACGAAAAAGTGCTCAGGGCCCGGCTGGCTGACGCCCGTTTTTTCTGGGATGATGACAGGAAAGTTAAATTGGAACAGTATCTTCCCCGCCTGGAAAAAATAGTTTTCCAGGAGAGCCTGGGCACGGTTGCCCAAAAGGTCGAAAGGATCATAAACAGCGTGGGGGCATATATCAAGGCCTTAGGGCTTACCACGGAAACAGGGCAAAACGCGCTGAGGGCGGCTCAACTGGCCAAGGCTGACCTGGTTACAAGCATGGTTTACGAATTTCCGGAACTGCAGGGGATAATGGGACAGTATTATGCCGTTCTTTCAGGGGAAAGAAAAGAGGTTGCCCGCGCCATTATGGAGCACTACCAGCCGCGTTTCGCGGGTGACGCCATACCGCAGAGCGTGGAGGGGGCCCTGGTAAGCCTGGCTGATAAGATAGATACTATTGCCGGTTGTTTTGCTATCGGGATTGAACCGACCGGGTCGCAGGACCCCTATGCCTTAAGGCGCCAAGCTATGGGCATATGCCATATAATTATTGGGCACAGTTTTGAACTCAATTTGGATGATCTGATTGGCCAAGCGCTGGAAAACTACCGGGGGGTTTTGCCTGATCGGGAATTGGGAGAAGAGATGCGCGAAAGAGTCAGGGAGTTTTTCCAGGCCCGCC
Encoded proteins:
- the glyQ gene encoding glycine--tRNA ligase subunit alpha; this encodes MYFQDIILNLNKFWGERGCIIQQPYDLEKGAGTMNPATFLRVLGPEPWNVAYVEPSRRPTDGRYGENPNRLQHYYQYQVILKPSPDNIQELYLESLKALGIDMLKHDLRFVEDNWESPTLGAWGLGWEVWLDGMEITQFTYFQQCGGIDCRPVSGEITYGLERIAMFIQEKESVFDIEWVNGITYGDIHHQGEVDYSRYNFEVADTAMLFNLFDAFEREALRVIEEGLVQPAYDYVLKCSHTFNLLDARGAISVTERTGFIARVRNMARACAQAYVRQRECLGFPLLKNARQSTGDSLNVPKEEA
- the glyS gene encoding glycine--tRNA ligase subunit beta; this encodes MANYLLEIGTEEIPARFMPGTLAQLEELAAIKFGEYRLKYGQIHTLGTPRRITLLVYDLAEKGEDLQEEVKGPSRKAAFGPDGQPTRAAEGFARSQGVSLDKLILKNTGSGEYVFALRQVEGRAAREVLPEIALQLIRGLSFPKSMRWADKEMRFARPIHWLVSLLDREVIPFEMEGLTAGRTTRGHRFLGRGSIEIIDPLTYVEQLKEGFVMVEPKLRREECWRQIKEAAERVGGRVEMDEELLEEITYLLEWPTALTGSFDREYLSMPEEVVITPMKEHQRYFPVRGSGGELLNHFITVRDGNDAHLEIVSAGNEKVLRARLADARFFWDDDRKVKLEQYLPRLEKIVFQESLGTVAQKVERIINSVGAYIKALGLTTETGQNALRAAQLAKADLVTSMVYEFPELQGIMGQYYAVLSGERKEVARAIMEHYQPRFAGDAIPQSVEGALVSLADKIDTIAGCFAIGIEPTGSQDPYALRRQAMGICHIIIGHSFELNLDDLIGQALENYRGVLPDRELGEEMRERVREFFQARLKNILGDEGHRYDVIEAVLGVDYSNFLTVKARAEALSRTKDDPGFREMLTSFTRAYNLTRKTAACPIQPQHLADKAEKELYAVLQEVEKKLPGLEKQREFVEIIRLLSPLSGPVDRFFNAVLVMVDDEKVRNNRLALLHKVVELTRGVGDLSRIAPSL
- the recO gene encoding DNA repair protein RecO encodes the protein MVALYHTEALVLRARKYMEADSLLTLLTREKGKVSAIAKGVRKPNSRLRGGVQAFTHNDMLLYEGRNLDVVTQSQCLEAFVLLHEDMSAMAAASYWSELLDAMIEEGEKDQELFNLALSGFHALCLLPRKLTVRGLEIKLLSRLGYTPCLEKCVSCGCPAGGASHVLFAPQLGGILCRECSQAKPAVKQCCFSNEALAVWQQLLRMDLSKIGRLKLSAQGLGVLGQAVDEFLALLLERPLKSAPVLKEMMREAD
- a CDS encoding DUF4342 domain-containing protein, yielding MDELSKIDLLRERMGVTYQQAKDALDANGGDVVQALIYLEKNSKKWDDRLDEKGRQLADYIRDIIRKGNVTKVRLKKGDKIVFEIPATIGALGVGGAILIPPLLFIVAVGTVAALVNNYSLEIVRPDGKVERHDLSFLDDDGREKQKTDKR
- the mgtE gene encoding magnesium transporter; amino-acid sequence: MFKELKTVASKISMYAAQQEEKAARELLADLQVADIAEVLEELETTEQRWVVSLLDNETAALVINELDPELGGELLGNLHEERVSEILEEMSSDDAADLLSELSDTEQARYLELLETEDQQDVRELMKYREDTAGGLMTFEYVAIREDITAAKAIEELRETAPDAETVYYVYVINTKNQLVGVISLRELIIASPDSLIRDIMRRNVISVPVDMDQEEVARIVSRYDFLAVPVVDHDKSLLGIITFDDVIDVINEEASEDIYRLAGAPGEVEEEEEEDFFLRIRASLKARLPWLFITMLGGLVSGKVLSHFSGEISAVVALAFFIPLLTGMGGNVGTQSSTVTVRGIATGQIRSGDIMRVILREALTGLAIGAVLGFIVGIVASWWQSKPMLGLVVGLAMLGNMFTAATMGTIVPLFFRRIGIDPAVASAPFISTAIDITGLVIYSTLATLLISHLL
- a CDS encoding metal-dependent transcriptional regulator; translated protein: MPGAPVISNALEDYLETILNLSEQKSAVRTTDLAVHMQVAKPTVTETVKSLVNHGLLRHEKYGPLELTEKGRQKALKIRYRHTILKKFLTDILGVKPETANREACLMEHAISPDTADKLAQFLENICNNAIEKKY